A genomic stretch from Candidatus Limnocylindria bacterium includes:
- a CDS encoding stage II sporulation protein M, giving the protein MTIDRFIEDRRARWARLGQLVSAARGRVARLSADDVVELGRLYRVTTSDLAIARRDFGRDVATERLNVLVAAAHALVYSEAPTSGRRLRRFVLQELPATVRANLPWTGAAFAIFMVFAVVLYIVGLLLPDVAANALSEETRQQLAQRQLWTDIPEGFRPIAGPLIIVNNVRVAIVLFAGGLTAGALTIYGLAQNGAMLGTIFAVVQGYGLAGGLLAFIAGHGVLELSAIFLSGGAGLRLAWAILRPGERSRRDALRLGSAQASRVMLLVIPVLGVAGLIEGFLSPSGASEAVKAGVGVVTGAMLWGYIVLTGRSRVSA; this is encoded by the coding sequence GTGACGATCGACCGCTTCATCGAAGACCGCCGCGCACGGTGGGCGCGGCTCGGGCAGCTCGTCAGCGCGGCCCGCGGGCGCGTCGCTCGCCTCAGTGCCGACGACGTCGTCGAGCTCGGGCGCCTTTATCGCGTCACCACCAGCGACCTCGCGATCGCGCGCCGCGACTTCGGGCGCGACGTCGCCACCGAGCGGCTCAACGTCCTTGTCGCGGCGGCGCACGCGCTCGTTTACAGCGAGGCACCGACGAGTGGCCGGCGGCTCCGGCGTTTCGTCCTCCAGGAGCTGCCCGCGACGGTCCGGGCGAATCTCCCGTGGACCGGCGCGGCGTTCGCGATCTTCATGGTCTTCGCGGTCGTCCTGTACATCGTCGGATTGCTCCTGCCGGACGTCGCGGCGAACGCGCTGTCCGAAGAGACGCGACAACAGCTCGCGCAGCGGCAGCTCTGGACCGACATCCCCGAGGGCTTCCGGCCGATCGCAGGCCCGCTGATCATCGTCAACAACGTTCGCGTCGCGATCGTGCTCTTCGCCGGTGGACTCACGGCGGGCGCACTGACGATCTACGGCCTCGCGCAGAACGGCGCGATGCTCGGCACGATCTTCGCCGTCGTGCAGGGCTACGGTCTTGCCGGGGGTCTGCTCGCTTTCATCGCGGGTCACGGCGTGCTCGAGCTGTCGGCGATCTTTCTTTCCGGCGGCGCGGGACTCCGTCTCGCATGGGCGATCCTGCGACCCGGCGAGCGGTCGCGCCGTGACGCGCTGCGGCTCGGAAGCGCGCAGGCGTCGCGCGTGATGCTGCTCGTCATCCCCGTGCTCGGCGTCGCCGGTCTCATCGAGGGTTTCCTTTCACCGAGCGGCGCGAGCGAAGCGGTGAAGGCTGGCGTGGGTGTCGTGACCGGAGCGATGTTGTGGGGGTACATCGTCCTGACGGGCAGGAGCAGAGTGTCGGCGTGA
- a CDS encoding DUF2804 domain-containing protein yields the protein MISPVATPLKSPPPSVIDERGTPRFGTYRGPLGLIDLSGLRDEWRRGALYRYTHRKKWLWFMISTPQIAVASAIVDASYAANGFLIVADIETRTLLCDRGALGVPWISVRVADRPNEGADARFTWPGLNIRASRPRGSEIYVIRARVGQLSIDAELDAGAAPTPISLVAPVAGGTVNVTQKSALMPARGTVRVGDRTYPLDGGFGGLDYTNGLLARHTRWRWAFASGRDSGGGVAFNFVSGINDTEAASENVIWVDGAAVPVARVKFEFDPVARSAPWRISSDDGSVDLVFEPIGEHREDRDLGLVRSHFVQVVGTFSGTINALGRPRRVNMLAGVTEDQDVTW from the coding sequence GTGATCAGCCCAGTCGCCACCCCGCTCAAGTCGCCACCGCCTTCCGTCATCGACGAGCGTGGGACACCGAGGTTCGGCACATACCGGGGGCCGCTCGGACTCATTGACCTCAGCGGATTGCGGGATGAGTGGCGCCGGGGCGCGCTGTATCGGTACACGCATCGGAAGAAATGGCTCTGGTTCATGATCTCGACTCCGCAGATCGCCGTGGCCTCCGCCATCGTTGACGCGTCGTACGCGGCGAACGGCTTCCTGATCGTGGCCGACATCGAGACGCGGACGTTGCTCTGCGATCGGGGAGCGCTCGGTGTCCCCTGGATCTCGGTACGCGTGGCAGACCGGCCCAACGAGGGCGCCGATGCGCGCTTCACGTGGCCGGGACTGAACATCAGAGCATCGCGGCCACGGGGATCGGAGATCTACGTGATCCGAGCGCGCGTCGGTCAGCTCTCGATCGACGCCGAGCTGGACGCCGGAGCGGCTCCGACGCCAATTTCGTTGGTAGCTCCGGTGGCCGGCGGGACGGTCAATGTCACGCAGAAGTCGGCGCTCATGCCGGCGCGAGGAACCGTTCGCGTCGGCGACCGGACGTATCCGCTCGACGGCGGTTTCGGAGGATTGGACTACACGAACGGTCTTCTCGCGAGACACACCAGGTGGCGCTGGGCATTCGCCTCGGGACGGGACTCGGGTGGCGGCGTGGCCTTCAACTTCGTCAGCGGCATCAACGACACCGAGGCTGCGTCCGAGAACGTGATCTGGGTCGACGGCGCGGCGGTCCCGGTGGCTCGGGTCAAGTTCGAGTTCGACCCTGTGGCGAGGAGCGCACCATGGCGCATCTCCAGCGACGACGGATCCGTCGATCTCGTGTTCGAGCCGATCGGCGAGCACCGCGAGGATCGGGACCTTGGCCTCGTGCGCAGCCATTTCGTCCAGGTGGTGGGGACGTTCAGCGGCACGATCAACGCACTTGGACGACCCCGGCGGGTGAACATGCTGGCGGGCGTGACCGAGGACCAGGACGTGACGTGGTAG